The following proteins are co-located in the Microcebus murinus isolate Inina chromosome 21, M.murinus_Inina_mat1.0, whole genome shotgun sequence genome:
- the MBD4 gene encoding methyl-CpG-binding domain protein 4 isoform X2 — MGTAGMESPSLGDGGAAPAVTSSELLSPDWQCELRQEDVAVGLERLGEDEKQMMIKRSSECNPLLQEPIVSAQFGGTAVIECSKSVPCGWERVVKQRLSGKTAGRFDVYFISPQGQKFRSKTSLANYLHKNGDTSLKPEDFDFTVLSKRGINSSYKDYSMAALTSQRQNESKNSNRNLRTRSRFRKDVFPLPNSNLELQDSRGLSNFSSTHLCLEEGEGINDVNFRKLRKPKGKVTILKEIPIKKTKKGFRKSLSGSTQSNRKREPMYKKADAENEPVAQEGQLDRMFCISDSRASNKTLSVTSKEKNPVKEKSGSNFGFEQITSGTINKLCSTKEAEHDKKYEDTFSESEEIRTKVEVGERKGHLHIDILNCGSEMDNNCSPTKKDFTSEKIFQDTIPRTQIEKRKTSLYFSSKYNKEALSPPRRKAFKKWTPPRSPYNLIQETLFHDPWKLLIATIFLNRTSGKMAIPVLWKFLEKYPSAEVARTADWRDVSELLKPLGLYDLRAKTIIKFSDEYLTKQWKYPIELHGIGKYGNDSYRIFCINEWKQVHPEDHKLNKYHDWLWENHEKLSLS, encoded by the exons ATGGGCACGGCAGGGATGGAGAGTCCGAGCCTGGGGGACGGCGGAGCTGCCCCTGCGGTCACCTCTAGTGAGCTCCTAAGCCCCGACTGGCAGTGTGAGCTCCGGCAA GAAGATGTTGCTGTGGGATTGGAAAGACTAGGAGAAGATGAGAAACAAATGATGATAAAAAGGAGCAGTGAGTGTAATCCCCTGCTGCAAGAACCCATCGTTTCTGCTCAGTTTGGTGGTACTGCAGTGATAGAATGCAGTAAGTCTGTCCCATGTGGATGGGAAAGAGTTGTGAAGCAAAGATTATCTGGGAAAACGGCAGGAAGAtttgatgtatattttatcaG CCCACAAGGACAGAAGTTCAGATCCAAAACGTCACTTGCTAATTATCTTCACAAAAATGGAGACACTTCTCTTAAGCCAGAAGATTTTGATTTTACTGTACTTTCTAAAAGGGGCATCAATTCAAGTTATAAAGACTACAGCATGGCAGCTCTGACATCCCAACggcaaaatgaaagtaaaaattcaaaccGGAACCTCAGGACACGAAGCAGGTTCAGAAAAGATGTGTTTCCTCTGCCGAATAGTAACTTGGAGTTGCAAGACAGCAGAGGACTATCTAACTTTAGTTCCACTCATTTGTGTTTGGAAGAAGGTGAGGGTATTAATGATGTTAACTTCAGAAAGCTTAGAAAGCCCAAAGGGAAGGTgactattttgaaagaaatcccaattaagaaaactaaaaaagggTTCAGAAAGAGTCTTTCAGGTTCCACTCAAAGTAATAGAAAAAGAGAACCTATGTATAAGAAAGCAGATGCTGAAAATGAGCCTGTTGCACAGGAAGGTCAGCTTGATAGAATGTTCTGCATTTCTGACAGCAGAGCAAGCAACAAGACCCTCAGTGTGACCAGTAAAGAGAAGAACcctgtaaaagaaaaatcaggatcAAATTTTGGTTTTGAGCAAATAACTTCTGGCACCATAAACAAATTATGTTCGACCAAAGAAGCTGAACACGATAAGAAGTATGAGGATACCTTTTCAGAATCTGAAGAAATCAGAACAAAAGTAGAAGTTGGGGAAAGGAAGGGACATTTgcatattgacattttaaattgtGGCTCTGAAATGGACAACAACTGCTCGCCAACCAAGAAAGACTTTACttctgagaaaatatttcaag ACACCATCCCAcgaacacaaatagaaaaaaggaaaacaagcctATATTTTTCCAGCAAATATAACAAAGAAG CTCTTAGCCCCCCACGACGCAAAGCCTTTAAGAAATGGACACCTCCTCGGTCACCTTATAATCTCATTCAAGAAACACTTTTTCATGATCCATGGAAGCTCCTCATTGCAACTATATTTCTCAATCGGACCTCAG GCAAAATGGCAATACCTGTACTTTGGAAGTTTCTGGAGAAGTATCCTTCAGCTGAGGTAGCAAGGACTGCAGACTGGAGAGACGTGTCAGAACTTCTTAAACCTCTTGGTCTCTATGATCTTCGAGCAAAAACCATTATCAAGTTCTCAG ATGAGTATCTGACAAAGCAGTGGAAGTATCCGATTGAGCTTCACGGGATTGGTAAATATGGCAATGACTCTTACCGGATTTTTTGCATCAATGAATGGAAGCAG GTGCACCCTGAAGACCACAAGTTAAATAAATATCATGACTGGCTTTgggaaaatcatgaaaaattaagTCTGTCTTAA
- the MBD4 gene encoding methyl-CpG-binding domain protein 4 isoform X1, producing the protein MGTAGMESPSLGDGGAAPAVTSSELLSPDWQCELRQEDVAVGLERLGEDEKQMMIKRSSECNPLLQEPIVSAQFGGTAVIECSKSVPCGWERVVKQRLSGKTAGRFDVYFISPQGQKFRSKTSLANYLHKNGDTSLKPEDFDFTVLSKRGINSSYKDYSMAALTSQRQNESKNSNRNLRTRSRFRKDVFPLPNSNLELQDSRGLSNFSSTHLCLEEGEGINDVNFRKLRKPKGKVTILKEIPIKKTKKGFRKSLSGSTQSNRKREPMYKKADAENEPVAQEGQLDRMFCISDSRASNKTLSVTSKEKNPVKEKSGSNFGFEQITSGTINKLCSTKEAEHDKKYEDTFSESEEIRTKVEVGERKGHLHIDILNCGSEMDNNCSPTKKDFTSEKIFQEDTIPRTQIEKRKTSLYFSSKYNKEALSPPRRKAFKKWTPPRSPYNLIQETLFHDPWKLLIATIFLNRTSGKMAIPVLWKFLEKYPSAEVARTADWRDVSELLKPLGLYDLRAKTIIKFSDEYLTKQWKYPIELHGIGKYGNDSYRIFCINEWKQVHPEDHKLNKYHDWLWENHEKLSLS; encoded by the exons ATGGGCACGGCAGGGATGGAGAGTCCGAGCCTGGGGGACGGCGGAGCTGCCCCTGCGGTCACCTCTAGTGAGCTCCTAAGCCCCGACTGGCAGTGTGAGCTCCGGCAA GAAGATGTTGCTGTGGGATTGGAAAGACTAGGAGAAGATGAGAAACAAATGATGATAAAAAGGAGCAGTGAGTGTAATCCCCTGCTGCAAGAACCCATCGTTTCTGCTCAGTTTGGTGGTACTGCAGTGATAGAATGCAGTAAGTCTGTCCCATGTGGATGGGAAAGAGTTGTGAAGCAAAGATTATCTGGGAAAACGGCAGGAAGAtttgatgtatattttatcaG CCCACAAGGACAGAAGTTCAGATCCAAAACGTCACTTGCTAATTATCTTCACAAAAATGGAGACACTTCTCTTAAGCCAGAAGATTTTGATTTTACTGTACTTTCTAAAAGGGGCATCAATTCAAGTTATAAAGACTACAGCATGGCAGCTCTGACATCCCAACggcaaaatgaaagtaaaaattcaaaccGGAACCTCAGGACACGAAGCAGGTTCAGAAAAGATGTGTTTCCTCTGCCGAATAGTAACTTGGAGTTGCAAGACAGCAGAGGACTATCTAACTTTAGTTCCACTCATTTGTGTTTGGAAGAAGGTGAGGGTATTAATGATGTTAACTTCAGAAAGCTTAGAAAGCCCAAAGGGAAGGTgactattttgaaagaaatcccaattaagaaaactaaaaaagggTTCAGAAAGAGTCTTTCAGGTTCCACTCAAAGTAATAGAAAAAGAGAACCTATGTATAAGAAAGCAGATGCTGAAAATGAGCCTGTTGCACAGGAAGGTCAGCTTGATAGAATGTTCTGCATTTCTGACAGCAGAGCAAGCAACAAGACCCTCAGTGTGACCAGTAAAGAGAAGAACcctgtaaaagaaaaatcaggatcAAATTTTGGTTTTGAGCAAATAACTTCTGGCACCATAAACAAATTATGTTCGACCAAAGAAGCTGAACACGATAAGAAGTATGAGGATACCTTTTCAGAATCTGAAGAAATCAGAACAAAAGTAGAAGTTGGGGAAAGGAAGGGACATTTgcatattgacattttaaattgtGGCTCTGAAATGGACAACAACTGCTCGCCAACCAAGAAAGACTTTACttctgagaaaatatttcaag aaGACACCATCCCAcgaacacaaatagaaaaaaggaaaacaagcctATATTTTTCCAGCAAATATAACAAAGAAG CTCTTAGCCCCCCACGACGCAAAGCCTTTAAGAAATGGACACCTCCTCGGTCACCTTATAATCTCATTCAAGAAACACTTTTTCATGATCCATGGAAGCTCCTCATTGCAACTATATTTCTCAATCGGACCTCAG GCAAAATGGCAATACCTGTACTTTGGAAGTTTCTGGAGAAGTATCCTTCAGCTGAGGTAGCAAGGACTGCAGACTGGAGAGACGTGTCAGAACTTCTTAAACCTCTTGGTCTCTATGATCTTCGAGCAAAAACCATTATCAAGTTCTCAG ATGAGTATCTGACAAAGCAGTGGAAGTATCCGATTGAGCTTCACGGGATTGGTAAATATGGCAATGACTCTTACCGGATTTTTTGCATCAATGAATGGAAGCAG GTGCACCCTGAAGACCACAAGTTAAATAAATATCATGACTGGCTTTgggaaaatcatgaaaaattaagTCTGTCTTAA